TAGCCTGCGCCACCTGAACCGGCGATACGCCACCTTTTGCCGCGCGTTTATCCAGGCAAGATTGCAGCGACAGCACCGGATAAACATCGTCGCTAATCACCGTACTGAATTTTTGCAGATCGGCAAGCGCAAGCGCTTCCAGCGGTTTTGCCTGGCGAATTGCTTCGACCACCGCTTCACCGACAATATGATGCGCTTCGCGGAACGGCACACCTTTGGCGACAAGGTAATCGGCCAGTTCGGTCGCGTTTGCATAACCTTGTTGCGCCGCTTCCTGGCAGCGCGGGCGTTTCACCTGAATGCCGTCCAGCACCAGCGCCGCCATATGCAGACAGTCGAGCCAGGTATCGAGCGCGTCGAATAGCCCCTCTTTATCTTCCTGTATGTCTTTGTTGTAGGCCAGCGGCAGACCTTTCATCGTCATCATCATACCGGTCAACGCACCCTGCACGCGGCCGCATTTACCACGGATCAGCTCCAGCGCATCCGGGTTTTTCTTTTGCGGCATCAGTGAAGAACCGGATGTCACCCGATCAGACAGCTCAACAAAACCCGCTTCGCCAGAGTTGAAGAAGATCAGGTCTTCAGCAAAGCGCGATAAATGCACCATGCCGATCGAAGCATCAGAGAGCAATTCCAGCACGTGATCGCGATCGGAGACGCTATCCAGGCTGTTGCGGGTTGCCGAGGCAAAACCCAGCCAGCCAGCCAGTTGCTCGCGATCGATTTCATAAGCTGTACCTGCCAATGCGCCGCAACCGAGCGGGCTGACGTCGAGGCGTTTCAGCGCATCCTGCAAGCGGCTCTCATCACGCGCCAGCATCTCAACGTAGGCCAGCGCCCAATGGGCAAATGTCACCGGCTGCGCACGTTGCAAGTGCGTATAGCCAGGCATTACGGCATCCTGATTATTCTCTGCGGTCACCACTAACGCGCTCTGCAACTGACGGTTCGCCAGTAGCAATTCGCTGATGGTGTCTTTACACCACAATTTCAGATCGGTGGCGACCTGGTCATTACGGCTGCGCCCGGTATGCAGTTTTTTACCCAGTTGGCCGACTTTATCGATCAGTTTGCCTTCTACCCAACTGTGAATATCTTCTGCATCGCTTTGCAGGATCTGCTGCGGATCGGCCTGCACTTCCTGCAACAAGTTGTTCAGCGCCTCTTCCAGCTGCTGTTGCTCTGCCTGCGTCAGTACGCCAACCGTCACCAGCGCTTTAGACCAGGCCACAGAGCCAACGATATCCTGCTCTGCCAGGCGATAGTCAAAGCACAAAGAGTCGTTGAACTGTTTGAACCGTTGATCCGCTGCCTGAGTAAAACGCCCGCCCCAAAGTGCCATAATATGCTTCCTTAATTTCTTGAATTTCATTGCCGGATAGCGCTGCGCTCATCCGGCCTGGAGGTTCAGTTCACACAGGCCCGATAAGGCGTAGCCGCCATCGGGCACATAAATTGATTACGCCAGAATACGCGTGCCGATCGGCGTACCGTTAAACAGCGCCGGTAACTGCTCGGCATGACGCCAGGAGGCGATATCAACCGGGCGACCCAGCGTGCGCGCCGCATCCAGCGCGGCATTCACTTTGACGATCATGCCATCGGTAATAATGCCCTGCGCGATCAGCTGCTCGGCTTTGGCCGCCGTCATTTCCGCAATACGCTGGCCTTTACCGTCGAGAATACCGCTCACGTCAGAAAGCAGGATCAGATCCGCGCCGAGCGTTGCCGCCAGCGCAGTTGCCGCCTGGTCAGCATTGACATTCATCAGCGCACCTTCGTCGGTCACGCCAATAGAGCTAATCACTGGCAGAAAACCACCTTCCAGCAGTGCATTAATCAGTTTCGGCGAGCCGGGCTGCGCCAGACCAACATGGCCCAGTTCCTCATCCAACTGGGTGACCTTGACGCTGTCGCCATCGCCGAGGAACAGGCCAACGGAGGCGATATGATGTTTCTTCGCCCACGCCAGCAGCGTTTTGTTGGCGGTGCCCGCCAGCGCGCCAGTGATAATGTCGATTTGATCGGCAGGCGTCACGCGCAGGCCGTTCTTCTTCTTCACCGGCAGATTAAGTTGTTTCATTAACTCATCCACCACGCAACCGCCACCGTGGACAATGACTAACGGGCGCTGATGAGATTCACGATATTGCACCAGCGCCGTAAACAGACGCTCCAGTGCTTCTTCACTGTCCAGCAGTACACCACCGAGCTTAATAATTAATGGATTCATCATCACGCCTGTCTTAAATAAGTGACTGGGTTTCAGCATAGCCGAAACGAATATTTGCACACTGCATCGCCTGTGCCGCCGCGCCTTTCAGCAGGTTATCTTCCGTGGCGACCACAATCAGATGCTCGCCCTGAACAGCGAAACCAATATCGCAGAACGGCAGACCGACCACGTTTTTCAGCGCCGGAACGCCTTTGTCATACAGACGCACCAGCGGCTTGTTACCGTAAGTTTGTTTGAACAGATCGGCGATCTGTGCCTGCGTCACGCCAGGCTTCAGGCGGCAGGTGATAGTTTCCAGAATGCCGCGCGGGAAACTCGCCAGGTGCGGCGTAAAAATCACGTCCGCGCCGAGATGCGTGGCAATTTCCGGCTGATGGCGGTGGTTGAAAACGCCGTAAGGTTGCAGGCTCACTTCGCAGAAGCTATTGGAGAGCGCCGCTTTACGCCCGGCACCGCTCACGCCGCTGGTCGCGTTGATCACCGGCCACTGGTTCAGATCCAGCATATCTGCATCGATCAGCGGTTTCAGCGAGAGCTGCGCCGCCGTCGGGTAACAGCCCGGTACGGCAATTAATTGCGCTTCTTTCAGTTTGTCATGGTTCCACTCCGCCAGCCCGTAAACCGCCTGCGCGAGTAAATCGGCGTGCTGATGGGTGAAGCCATAGAATTTTTCGTAGAACGCGGGATCGTTAACGCGGAACGCGCCAGAGAGATCGAACACCACACAGCCCGCTGCCAGGCAAACCGGCGCCAGGTCGTGGCTTACTTCATGCGCCGTCGCCAGGAAAACCACGTCCACGCCATCAAGGAACTCAGTGATGTCGGACATCGGCTGCAATGGGAGATCGACAATGCCTTTCAACTGCGGATGTAAATCGGAGATACACTTTCCTGCATCATTACTTTGCGCAGAAACCGTCAAAGCGGTTATGTTCATATGAGGATGGCGATTTACATAGGTCACTAGCTCTGCGCCGGCGTAACCGCTGGCGCCCACAATTAATGTGTTCAACATTGGGGCGGTTTACCTTCTTACGTCATGTGTGCCAGGGAAAGACTCAGCATCCCTCCCACGTTGCTGAGCAAGTCGCCTTTTAGGTTTCCTTACGCTCAGCATTAATGTATTTTTATTCACATTTAGTGCATGAATATTGATACTATCACGAACTCAGGTATGTCAACAATGAAAATGAATTTGCCGCCATTTATTGAGATTTACCGCGCCCTGATTGCCACGCCGTCAATCAGCGCAACGGAAGAAGCGCTGGATCAGAGCAATGCGTCTTTAATCAATCTGCTGGCAGGATGGTTTGGCGATCTCGGTTTCACTGTTGAAGTGCAGCCGGTGCCCGGTACGCGCAATAAATTCAATATGCTCGCCAGTGCCGGAACGGGCGCGGGCGGTCTGCTGCTAACCGGCCACACCGATACCGTGCCGTTTGATGACGGGCGCTGGACGCGCGATCCCTTCACGCTGACCGAGCATGACAATAAACTCTACGGCCTCGGCACCGCCGACATGAAAGGCTTCTTTGCCTTCATTCTTGATGCACTGCGTGACGTCGATGTGACAAAGCTGAGCAAGCCGCTCTACATTCTCGCCACTGCCGATGAAGAGACCAGCATGGCGGGAGCACGTTATTTTTCCGAAAATACGCAGCTGCGTCCGGATTGCGCCATTATCGGCGAGCCAACCTCCCTGCAACCGGTGCGCGCGCATAAAGGCCATATCTCCAACGCGATTCGTATCCTCGGACAGTCCGGCCATTCCAGCGATCCGGCGCGCGGCGTCAACGCTATCGAACTGATGCACGATGCTATCGGCCATATTCTGCAACTGCGTGACAACCTGAAAGAGCGCTATCACTATGCGGCGTTCACCGTACCGTACCCGACGCTGAACCTGGGACATATTCATGGCGGTGATGCGGCGAACCGTATTTGCGCCTGTTGCGAACTGCATATGGATATTCGCCCGCTTCCGGGCATGACGCTGAACGATCTGAATGGGTTACTGAATGAGGCGCTGGAGCCGGTCAGTTCCCGCTGGCCGGGCCGTCTGACCATTTCTGAACTGCATCCGCCCATTCCGGGCTACGAATGCCCGCCGGATCACCAACTGGTAAGCGTGGTGGAAAAACTGCTCGGCGTTGAAACCGAAGTGGTGAACTACTGTACCGAAGCGCCCTTTATTCAGACGCTGTGTCCAACGCTGGTGCTCGGTCCGGGCTCAATTAATCAGGCTCATCAGCCGGATGAATATCTGGAAACGCGCTTTATTAATCCAACGCGCGAACTTATTACCCAGGTTGTCCATCATTTCTGCTGGCACTGATCGCCCTTTTCTCCCGCCAATACCCCTTCTACGGAAGGGGTTTTTAGGCGCACGAAAGGGTGATAAATGTCACAATCTCATAAGCATTACTTATCTGGCCGAAAGCGAATTAAATTTCGTAAATTGACGCCATTTATTCGTTTGCTGAAGCGATTTCGCAGCAATTGACGTAGTGGGTTTTACGTGGCTTTATAAAAGGCGGTGTCTTATATCTGCGCGACGGCAGATATAACAAAATAAAATGAGATGGGGTGTCTGGGGTAACATGAACGAACAATATTCCGCTTTGCGTAGTAATGTCAGTATGCTCGGCAAACTGCTGGGAGATACCATCAAGGATGCTCTCGGCGAGAACATTCTCGACCGGGTAGAAACAATCCGTAAGCTGTCCAAATCTTCTCGCGCCGGTAATGAAGCCAGCCGTCAGGAACTGCTCACCACCTTGCAGAATCTGTCTAATGACGAACTGCTGCCCGTGGCGCGCGCATTCAGCCAGTTCCTGAATCTTGCGAACACCGCTGAGCAGTACCACAGCATTTCTGCCAAAGGTGAAGCGGCCAGCAACCCGGAAGTAATTGCCCGCACTATCAAAAAGCTGAAAGACCAACCCAATCTCAACGAAGCCACCATCATTAAAGCTGTTGAATCGCTGTCGCTGGAGCTGGTACTGACCGCCCACCCAACCGAGATCACCCGCCGTACGCTGATCCACAAAATGGTGGAAGTGAACAACTGCCTGAAACAACTGGATAACAGCGATATCGCCGACTACGAACGCCACCAGTTAATGCGTCGTCTGCGCCAGTTGATTGCCCAGTCCTGGCATACCGACGAAATCCGTCGCAATCGCCCAAGCCCGGTTGATGAAGCCAAATGGGGTTTTGCGGTCGTGGAAAACAGCCTGTGGGAAGGCGTGCCGAATTACCTGCGCGAGCTTAACGAACAGTTAGAAGAGCACCTCAATTACAAGCTGCCGGTTGATTTTGTGCCGGTGCGCTTTACCTCATGGATGGGCGGCGACCGCGACGGCAACCCGAACGTCACCGCCGACATCACTCGCCATGTGCTGCTGCTCAGCCGCTGGAAAGCGACCGATCTGTTCCTGAAAGATATTCAGCTACTGATCTCCGAGCTGTCGATGGTCGAATGTACCGATGAACTGCGCGAGCTGGCAGGCGCAGAAGGCGCGCGCGAGCCGTATCGTTATCTGATGAAAAAATTGCGTTCCGACCTGATGGCGACCCAAGCCTGGCTGGAAGCGCGCCTGAAGGGGCAAAAACTGCCGAAGCCTGCCGGTTTGCTGACGCAAAACGAGCAACTGTGGGAGCCGCTGTACGCCTGTTATAAATCACTGCAGGCCTGCGGTATGAGCATTATCGCCAACGGTGAACTGCTCGATACATTACGCCGTGTGAAGAGTTTTGGCGTGCCGCTGGTGCGCATCGATATTCGTCAGGAGAGTACCCGACATACCGAAGCACTGGGCGAACTGACCCGCTATCTCGGCATCGGCGATTACGAAAGCTGGTCAGAAGCTGACAAACAAGCGTTTCTGATCCGCGAACTGAACTCCAAACGCCCTCTGCTGCCGCGCCAGTGGGAGCCAAGCGACGAGACCCGCGAGGTGCTGGACACCTGCCGGGTGATCGCCGAAGCGCCGCGCGGATCCATCGCCGCCTATGTGATCTCCATGGCCAAAACGCCGTCCGACGTGCTGGCCGTTCACCTGCTGCTGAAAGAAGCCGGTATCGGCTTTGCGCTGCCGGTCGCGCCGCTGTTTGAAACGCTGGATGACCTCAACAATGCCGACGACGTAATGACCCAGTTGTTGAATATCGACTGGTATCGCGGCTTTATCCAGGGCAAGCAGATGGTGATGATTGGCTATTCCGACTCGGCGAAAGACGCGGGCGTAATGGCCGCAAGCTGGGCGCAATATCAGGCTCAGGATGCGCTGATCAAAACCTGCGAGAAAGCCGGCATCGAACTGACGCTGTTCCACGGCCGCGGCGGTTCTATTGGTCGCGGTGGCGCACCAGCACATGCAGCGCTGCTCTCTCAACCGCCAGGTAGCCTGAAAGGCGGTCTGCGCGTGACCGAACAGGGTGAGATGATCCGTTTTAAATACGGTCTGCCGGAAGTCACCATCAGCAGCCTGTCGCTTTATACCAGCGCCATTATGGAAGCGAACCTGCTGCCGCCGCCGGAACCGAAACCACAGTGGCGCCACATTATGGACGCACTGTCGGAGAGCTCCTGTGAGATGTACCGTGGCTACGTGCGCGAAAACAAAGACTTCGTTCCCTATTTCCGTTCGGCAACGCCGGAACAGGAACTGGGCAAACTGCCGCTCGGCTCACGTCCGGCGAAACGCCGTCCGACCGGCGGCGTCGAGTCGCTGCGTGCCATTCCGTGGATCTTCGCCTGGACGCAGAACCGCCTGATGCTTCCGGCCTGGCTGGGCGCAGGCGCTGCGTTACAGAAAGTGGTGGAAGATGGCAAGCAGAGCGAACTGGAAGCAATGTGCCGCGACTGGCCGTTCTTCTCAACCCGCCTTGGCATGCTGGAGATGGTCTTCTCCAAAGCCGACTTGTGGCTGGCGGAATACTACGATCAGCGTCTGGTAAAACCAGAACTATGGGGTCTGGGCAGCGAGCTGCGTAAACTGCTGCAGGCGGATATTAATGTGGTACTGGCCATTGCCAACGACTCCCACCTGATGGCCGATCTGCCGTGGATCGCCGAATCCATCCAGTTACGTAACATCTACACCGACCCGCTGAACGTATTGCAGGCCGAGCTGCTGCACCGTTCGCGTCTGGCCGAAGAGGCCGGTGAAGCGCCGGACGAGCGTGTAGAACAAGCGTTGATGGTGACCATTGCGGGTGTTGCAGCAGGCATGCGTAACACGGGCTAATTTTCTCCGCGCATCGCAAAAGGCCACACTTGCTGTGGCCTTTTTTTATGTCGCCAGCTAAGGTTGTTCCTTCGCCCGTCACGGAAGGAAAGCATGAGCCACGACGTCAGCCATCTCATCTCCCGCCTGATCAACGGCCCGCTGCCGCTGCGTCAGGTCTGTTTTGCCGGAGTTACCGGTAGTACGCCTGCACTGGCCTGTCAGGTCGATTTTCCGCGTCTGGAAATTGTGCTGGAAGGGTCGCTGATGGATGTCGGGATCGCCGGGGAAGCGCCGCTGATGACGCAACATGATGTTCTGTATATCCCGGCTGGCGGCTGGAACTGGCAGCAATGGCAGGCACCGGCCAGCACCTTAAGCGTACTGTTCGGCAAGCAGCAACTGAGCTTTAGCGTGAATCAGTGGAATGGCGAAACCCTGCAAAACCTGGCGAAACAGCATGTCGCACGCCGCGGTCCGCGCGTGGGCTCGTTTCTGCTGCACACGCTGCATGAAATGCAAATGCAGCCGCACGAGCAGCAAACCGCACGGCTGATTGTCACCAGCCTGCTCAGCCACTGCCACGATCTGCTCGGTAGCCAGATCCAGACTGCTTCCCGCAGCGAAGCGCTGTTCGAAGCCATTCGCAGCTATATCGACGAACATTACGCCAAGCCGCTCACGCGCGAATCGGTGGCACAGGCGTTTTACATCTCGCCCAATTATCTTTCGCACCTGTTCCAGAAAACCGGCAGTCTTGGTTTTAACGAATACCTCAATCACACCCGGCTGGAGCATGCCAAAGCACTGCTCAAGGGCTATGACTTAAAAATCAAAGAAGTCGCGCACACCTGCGGTTTTGTCGACAGTAACTACTTCTGCCGCCTGTTCCGTAAAAATACCGAACGTTCCCCCTCCGAGTACCGCCAGCAGTACCACAGCCATCTCAGCGAAAAACAAGATTAAGCCTGCGGCACTGGATTTTTATACGTTAAAACTCGCATTCCGCCGCGCGACAAAGGTCTGCAACCCCCTGTTTCATCGTGATACAGCGCAACTTGTGAGCCAAATCTCAATTCGTTATGGAGCTTACATTTGTCCAGTGTTTGGCAGATTTGTTATATGGCGACTGCGCGGCAAGCGCTCGTATGCTGAGGACAGAAACGTTATACGAGGAAGCACGATGGAACTCTATCTGGACACCGCCAACGTGGCGGAAGTTGAGCGCCTGGCGCGCATTTACCCGCTGGCGGGCGTCACCACCAACCCCAGCATTATTGCCGCCGGGAAAACGCCGGTATGGGATGTGTTGCCGCGTCTGCAAAACGCCATCGGCCCGAACGGAACGCTGTTTGCGCAGGTGATGGGCCGTGACGCGGAAGGCATGGTGTCTGAAGCCAGACGCCTCAACAGCGCCTTTCCTGGCATCGTGGTGAAAATCCCGGTCACAGCAGAAGGATTGGCTGCCATTAAGCAGTTGAAAAAAGAGCATATTGCCACCCTTGGCACCGCTGTCTACAGCGCCGCGCAGGGCTTACTCGCTGCCCTTGCCGGAGCAAAATATGTGGCGCCTTATGTCAACCGTGTCGATGCCCAGGGCGGCGACGGCATCCGTATGGTGCAGGAATTGCAAACGCTGCTGAAACTCCACGCACCGCAAAGCAAAGTGCTGGCCGCCAGCTTCAAAACGCCGCGTCAGGCGCTCGACTGCCTGCTCGCCGGATGTGAAGCAATCACACTGCCATTAGACGTAGCGCAACAAATGCTCAATACGCCCGCAGTAGAGTCAGCAATAGCGAAGTTTGAGCAAGACTGGAAAACGGCTTTTGGCAACCTAAACCTGTAAGGAGGCAATATATGGATCGCATCATCCAGTCGCCAGGTAAGTACATCCAGGGTGCAGACGTCATCACCCGTCTCGGCGACTATCTCAAACCGCTGGCCGATCGCTGGCTGGTCGTGGGCGATAAATTTGTGCTTGGTTTTGCCCAGGAAATACTGCAAAAAAGTCTGGCGGATGCCGGTCTGGCCTGTGAAGTTGTGCCATTCGGCGGTGAGTGTTCACAAAATGAAATTGACCGGCTGCGTGGCGTTGCGGAAAACGCTCACTGCGGCGCAGTGCTCGGTATTGGCGGCGGGAAAACGCTGGATACCGCCAAAGCGCTGGCGCACTTCATGCACGTTCCGGTGGCAATTGCGCCAACAATCGCTTCCACCGATGCGCCGTGCAGCGCA
The Kosakonia oryzae genome window above contains:
- the argH gene encoding argininosuccinate lyase: MALWGGRFTQAADQRFKQFNDSLCFDYRLAEQDIVGSVAWSKALVTVGVLTQAEQQQLEEALNNLLQEVQADPQQILQSDAEDIHSWVEGKLIDKVGQLGKKLHTGRSRNDQVATDLKLWCKDTISELLLANRQLQSALVVTAENNQDAVMPGYTHLQRAQPVTFAHWALAYVEMLARDESRLQDALKRLDVSPLGCGALAGTAYEIDREQLAGWLGFASATRNSLDSVSDRDHVLELLSDASIGMVHLSRFAEDLIFFNSGEAGFVELSDRVTSGSSLMPQKKNPDALELIRGKCGRVQGALTGMMMTMKGLPLAYNKDIQEDKEGLFDALDTWLDCLHMAALVLDGIQVKRPRCQEAAQQGYANATELADYLVAKGVPFREAHHIVGEAVVEAIRQAKPLEALALADLQKFSTVISDDVYPVLSLQSCLDKRAAKGGVSPVQVAQAIADAKARLV
- the argB gene encoding acetylglutamate kinase, yielding MMNPLIIKLGGVLLDSEEALERLFTALVQYRESHQRPLVIVHGGGCVVDELMKQLNLPVKKKNGLRVTPADQIDIITGALAGTANKTLLAWAKKHHIASVGLFLGDGDSVKVTQLDEELGHVGLAQPGSPKLINALLEGGFLPVISSIGVTDEGALMNVNADQAATALAATLGADLILLSDVSGILDGKGQRIAEMTAAKAEQLIAQGIITDGMIVKVNAALDAARTLGRPVDIASWRHAEQLPALFNGTPIGTRILA
- the argC gene encoding N-acetyl-gamma-glutamyl-phosphate reductase; the protein is MLNTLIVGASGYAGAELVTYVNRHPHMNITALTVSAQSNDAGKCISDLHPQLKGIVDLPLQPMSDITEFLDGVDVVFLATAHEVSHDLAPVCLAAGCVVFDLSGAFRVNDPAFYEKFYGFTHQHADLLAQAVYGLAEWNHDKLKEAQLIAVPGCYPTAAQLSLKPLIDADMLDLNQWPVINATSGVSGAGRKAALSNSFCEVSLQPYGVFNHRHQPEIATHLGADVIFTPHLASFPRGILETITCRLKPGVTQAQIADLFKQTYGNKPLVRLYDKGVPALKNVVGLPFCDIGFAVQGEHLIVVATEDNLLKGAAAQAMQCANIRFGYAETQSLI
- the argE gene encoding acetylornithine deacetylase — protein: MKMNLPPFIEIYRALIATPSISATEEALDQSNASLINLLAGWFGDLGFTVEVQPVPGTRNKFNMLASAGTGAGGLLLTGHTDTVPFDDGRWTRDPFTLTEHDNKLYGLGTADMKGFFAFILDALRDVDVTKLSKPLYILATADEETSMAGARYFSENTQLRPDCAIIGEPTSLQPVRAHKGHISNAIRILGQSGHSSDPARGVNAIELMHDAIGHILQLRDNLKERYHYAAFTVPYPTLNLGHIHGGDAANRICACCELHMDIRPLPGMTLNDLNGLLNEALEPVSSRWPGRLTISELHPPIPGYECPPDHQLVSVVEKLLGVETEVVNYCTEAPFIQTLCPTLVLGPGSINQAHQPDEYLETRFINPTRELITQVVHHFCWH
- the ppc gene encoding phosphoenolpyruvate carboxylase — its product is MNEQYSALRSNVSMLGKLLGDTIKDALGENILDRVETIRKLSKSSRAGNEASRQELLTTLQNLSNDELLPVARAFSQFLNLANTAEQYHSISAKGEAASNPEVIARTIKKLKDQPNLNEATIIKAVESLSLELVLTAHPTEITRRTLIHKMVEVNNCLKQLDNSDIADYERHQLMRRLRQLIAQSWHTDEIRRNRPSPVDEAKWGFAVVENSLWEGVPNYLRELNEQLEEHLNYKLPVDFVPVRFTSWMGGDRDGNPNVTADITRHVLLLSRWKATDLFLKDIQLLISELSMVECTDELRELAGAEGAREPYRYLMKKLRSDLMATQAWLEARLKGQKLPKPAGLLTQNEQLWEPLYACYKSLQACGMSIIANGELLDTLRRVKSFGVPLVRIDIRQESTRHTEALGELTRYLGIGDYESWSEADKQAFLIRELNSKRPLLPRQWEPSDETREVLDTCRVIAEAPRGSIAAYVISMAKTPSDVLAVHLLLKEAGIGFALPVAPLFETLDDLNNADDVMTQLLNIDWYRGFIQGKQMVMIGYSDSAKDAGVMAASWAQYQAQDALIKTCEKAGIELTLFHGRGGSIGRGGAPAHAALLSQPPGSLKGGLRVTEQGEMIRFKYGLPEVTISSLSLYTSAIMEANLLPPPEPKPQWRHIMDALSESSCEMYRGYVRENKDFVPYFRSATPEQELGKLPLGSRPAKRRPTGGVESLRAIPWIFAWTQNRLMLPAWLGAGAALQKVVEDGKQSELEAMCRDWPFFSTRLGMLEMVFSKADLWLAEYYDQRLVKPELWGLGSELRKLLQADINVVLAIANDSHLMADLPWIAESIQLRNIYTDPLNVLQAELLHRSRLAEEAGEAPDERVEQALMVTIAGVAAGMRNTG
- a CDS encoding AraC family transcriptional regulator, whose protein sequence is MSHDVSHLISRLINGPLPLRQVCFAGVTGSTPALACQVDFPRLEIVLEGSLMDVGIAGEAPLMTQHDVLYIPAGGWNWQQWQAPASTLSVLFGKQQLSFSVNQWNGETLQNLAKQHVARRGPRVGSFLLHTLHEMQMQPHEQQTARLIVTSLLSHCHDLLGSQIQTASRSEALFEAIRSYIDEHYAKPLTRESVAQAFYISPNYLSHLFQKTGSLGFNEYLNHTRLEHAKALLKGYDLKIKEVAHTCGFVDSNYFCRLFRKNTERSPSEYRQQYHSHLSEKQD
- the fsa gene encoding fructose-6-phosphate aldolase, yielding MELYLDTANVAEVERLARIYPLAGVTTNPSIIAAGKTPVWDVLPRLQNAIGPNGTLFAQVMGRDAEGMVSEARRLNSAFPGIVVKIPVTAEGLAAIKQLKKEHIATLGTAVYSAAQGLLAALAGAKYVAPYVNRVDAQGGDGIRMVQELQTLLKLHAPQSKVLAASFKTPRQALDCLLAGCEAITLPLDVAQQMLNTPAVESAIAKFEQDWKTAFGNLNL